CAGATTGCCAAAGGGTACAAAACCCGGAAAAAGAAGAAGCTATCTTCAAAATTCATAGTTCGCAGAAGAAATCAAAAACAGTAAATCGGTATGCCTAGATCATTAAAAAAGGGTCCGTTTATACATCACAAGCTCCAGAAGAAGGTTGATAAAGCCAATGAATCCGGGAGCAAGAAAGTGATCAAAACATGGTCCCGCAGTTCCATGATATCACCGGATTTTGTCGGACTCACATTTGCTGTACACAACGGCAAACAATTTGTACCGGTTTATGTTACCGAAAACATGGTTGGACATAAACTCGGCGAGTTCTCCCCGACCCGGACATTTAAAGGACACCCTGTCAAAAAAGGTGAAAAAAAATAATAAATAATGGAAGATACAGTCACATATGAATCCAGGGCTGTTCAGCGGTTTATCCGTATCTCCCCGAGAAAAGTTCGCCTGGTAGCGGACCTTGTAAGGGGTGAACAGGTTGACAAAGCGGTAACACGACTTCAGTTTGTCAATAAGAAAGCATCTGAAGTGGTATCGAAGGTTATCCGTTCCGCTGCGGCCAATCTCAGAGACAGATTCGAAGACGAACCGCTTGACAATGAAGAACTTGTCGTTCGCGAGATATATGTCGATGAAGGTCCGACATTAAAGCGTATTCAGCCGGCTCCGATGGGACGGGCGCATCCGATCAAAAAGAGAACCAGCCATATTACGGTAGTGGTTACAAAAAAGGATGTTGAACTTGAAGATGAAAACCAAGTAAACGAGGAATAAGTTTTGGGACAAAAAGTAAATCCAACAAGTCTTAGACTGGGTATTATTCGCGGATGGGATTCCAACTGGTATTCGGAAGACCAGATACAGGAGAACCTCAGAGAGGATGAACAGCTGCGGAACTATCTTCATGCCCGTTTGCGCAACGGCGGTTTGTCTCGAGTGATCATTGAAAGAACACCGAAGAGAATTTTGCTCACACTGATGACCAGCCGTCCGGGTGTTATTATCGGAAAAGGCGGTGAGCAGGTGGAGTTGCTGCGTGAAGAACTTCGAAAGGTGACAAACAAAGATGTTCAGATCAATATCAGTGAGATCAAGCGACCGGAAACCGATGCCAATCTTGTAGCCCAGAACATAGTTCAGCAGCTTGAGTCACGAATCTCATTCCGCCGTGCAATGAAAACTTCCATTGCTTCAGCTATGAGAATGGGCGCGGAAGGAATCAAGGTCAAGGCCGCCGGCCGTCTTGGCGGAGCGGAAATGGCCCGGGTTGAACAGTACAAGGAAGGCCGTGTTCCCCTTCACACATTCAGGGCTGATATCGACTACGCTGTAGCAACAGCACAGACAATTTACGGAAGTATCGGAGTAAAGGTCTGGATTTTCAAAGGTGAAATTATCGGGGATGTTGATCTTACACCCTCAGCTGTAACCACCAAGCCTGAAGCCGAAGGGCAGCAGGAGAAGCGCAGGTCAAAAAGATCCCGCGGGGGTGGTCAGCGGCGCAGGAAAAAAAGCTGATTACTTTAAAGTTTTAAATAAATAGAAACATGTTAGAGCCCAAAAGAGTAAAGCACAGAAAGGTTCAAAGAGGCCGATTCAAAAAAGTTGCCGGCCGTGGTCATCAGTTGGCATTTGGTGATTTTGGTCTGAAAGCACTCGAACCGAAATTTATTACCTCGCGCCAGATTGAAGCTTGTCGTGTTGCAATTACACGGAGACTTCAGAGAGAGGGTCAGACCTGGATCAGAATCTTCCCTGACAAGCCTATTACAAAAAAGGCAGCCGAAACCAGGATGGGAAAGGGAAAGGGAGCACCGGATCATTTTGTAGCAGTAGTAGAGCCCGGCCGCATTCTCTTCGAAATAACCGGAGTGAGCGAGTCACTGGCGAGAGAAGCCTTGCGTCTTGCATCATTTAAACTTCCGATCAAAACCAAATTTGTTATGCGTCGGAGTGTCGACGGTAAATAACGGAAAGACGTATGAAAGCACACGAACTCAGAGATTTGTCAGTTGCTGAGCTGGAAGCTCGTATCAAAGATGAAATAGAGTCACTTCAAAAACTTTATTTCAACAAAGCTGTTGCCGGCCAGGTTGAGAGTCCTGCGACAATCAAGAATCATCGCAAGGAACTTGCTCGATTATATACCGTCATCAGGGAAAAAAAACGGGCTGAACAGGCCGAAGTTTAAGCAAAGAGGATAATTAAAACATGAGCACAGAAACAACTGCGCGAAATCAACGCAAACAACGTACCGGACGGGTTGTCAGTGACAAAATGGAAAAGTCCATCACTGTAGCTATTGAACGACAGATCAAACATCCGATCTATGGCAAGTTCATTACCAAAACCAGAAAATATATGGCTCATGATGAGAACAATGAAGCCAAGCCGGGAGATCTGGTACGCATCGTAGAAACCCGCCCGTTATCCAGGCAAAAGCGCTGGAGACTGGTGGAAATCATAGAAAAAGCCAAGTAACAAATCATTCTTGCAAGTATAGAAGGTTATAAGCCATGATTCAAACACAGTCCATACTAACTGTAGCTGATAACAGCGGCGCCAAAAAAGTGATGTGTATTAAGGTACTTGGTGATTCCAAGAGAAGATACGCCCGAGTTGGTGATCTGGTCATCTGTTCTGTTAAAACAGCTATTCCGGGCGGAACCGTAAAAAAAGGTGAAGTTGTTCGTGCGGTTCTGGTCAGAACCAAAAAAGAATTTCGTAGAAAAGACGGAAGCTACATCCGGTTCGACGAAAACGCCGCCGTTATTATAAACAAAGATCAGGAACCTGTAGGGACCCGGATTTTCGGTCCCATTGCCCGGGAACTTCGTGAAAAGAATTTCATGAGAATTATCTCACTGGCCCCTGAAGTACTTTAAACAAGCTGGATTATGCCACGTAAGAAAAACAAACAAAAGAAGCTTCAT
This DNA window, taken from Natronogracilivirga saccharolytica, encodes the following:
- the rpsC gene encoding 30S ribosomal protein S3, producing MGQKVNPTSLRLGIIRGWDSNWYSEDQIQENLREDEQLRNYLHARLRNGGLSRVIIERTPKRILLTLMTSRPGVIIGKGGEQVELLREELRKVTNKDVQINISEIKRPETDANLVAQNIVQQLESRISFRRAMKTSIASAMRMGAEGIKVKAAGRLGGAEMARVEQYKEGRVPLHTFRADIDYAVATAQTIYGSIGVKVWIFKGEIIGDVDLTPSAVTTKPEAEGQQEKRRSKRSRGGGQRRRKKS
- the rpsS gene encoding 30S ribosomal protein S19, producing MPRSLKKGPFIHHKLQKKVDKANESGSKKVIKTWSRSSMISPDFVGLTFAVHNGKQFVPVYVTENMVGHKLGEFSPTRTFKGHPVKKGEKK
- the rpsQ gene encoding 30S ribosomal protein S17 → MSTETTARNQRKQRTGRVVSDKMEKSITVAIERQIKHPIYGKFITKTRKYMAHDENNEAKPGDLVRIVETRPLSRQKRWRLVEIIEKAK
- the rplV gene encoding 50S ribosomal protein L22 translates to MEDTVTYESRAVQRFIRISPRKVRLVADLVRGEQVDKAVTRLQFVNKKASEVVSKVIRSAAANLRDRFEDEPLDNEELVVREIYVDEGPTLKRIQPAPMGRAHPIKKRTSHITVVVTKKDVELEDENQVNEE
- the rplN gene encoding 50S ribosomal protein L14, whose amino-acid sequence is MIQTQSILTVADNSGAKKVMCIKVLGDSKRRYARVGDLVICSVKTAIPGGTVKKGEVVRAVLVRTKKEFRRKDGSYIRFDENAAVIINKDQEPVGTRIFGPIARELREKNFMRIISLAPEVL
- the rpmC gene encoding 50S ribosomal protein L29; translation: MKAHELRDLSVAELEARIKDEIESLQKLYFNKAVAGQVESPATIKNHRKELARLYTVIREKKRAEQAEV
- the rplP gene encoding 50S ribosomal protein L16, whose amino-acid sequence is MLEPKRVKHRKVQRGRFKKVAGRGHQLAFGDFGLKALEPKFITSRQIEACRVAITRRLQREGQTWIRIFPDKPITKKAAETRMGKGKGAPDHFVAVVEPGRILFEITGVSESLAREALRLASFKLPIKTKFVMRRSVDGK